The Lycium barbarum isolate Lr01 chromosome 10, ASM1917538v2, whole genome shotgun sequence genome includes a region encoding these proteins:
- the LOC132616135 gene encoding mediator of RNA polymerase II transcription subunit 13 isoform X1, translating to MWTNVFKIGGLHQISWFQFLPHEADVNSLVDKSVKLDKKEAATWLVLSSHLQLQKEGFLSTWTNSFVGPWDPSQGLYNPDEKIKLWLFFPGKHSSVVEKAHSAVSKLRVLASGLWVAPGDSEEVAAALSQALRNCMERTLRGLSYVRYGDVFTKYRPFSQNEELFRKGQPVVEFIFAATEEAIFVHVIISAKHIRALSSGDIDKISENTSNVSGEGLPVIVSPHGMRGRLTGCCPADLVKQVYLSSGKLSASNGVVGLPCNASQSGYQLKGQNCYVEVSLGCTAPENNNIQESSNVQNNSSRPTITEASAMANVVQGKIPDNCGKMLIYPPEAVLVPVMQTACARSSLKRFWLQNWIGPSLSFTSSFMHCFDFHSDAKVNSLDGSWLDANVIRSNRRYNSSSNSNSSSVSSISTSSSDSDYKTSGTGDLEADADSLMCRQSGLSSLDRSQNDNLKMGFKRSRTGISESFSQGGAVINSSTSDYASMEVNNSAITGGNDQSGLEWGWDDDDRVGMDIQALLSEFGDFGDFFENDALPFGEPPGTAESQALMFPAADSVDVGSSPGPSMMDVQDQMLLPVGFPSFDSFNQPPPPAILDDSLSKHQEVIKSATVANQVNSASASIAGEFDHLIKAEALISFAPEYGAVETPRGENTHSIFRNPYVPKSREVETANSSSNSYVYSATPPLSPCFDASEEKSGVTVNLKTGTGRHDTSSILQSKKYYTHVESGKEKNDDKLSGSVHSGATHEAQVGQSPFSGFNSTNSVKCIHNKTEKANEGLLKSGSSGQSMKTVLATEVECLMCQAFMCKIRHTLLSSSSYLPVGMSRMSGCTVINQSQGEAVVTMDNMSSKSEMRKKELIPVRIAGDIDGGLLDGTLNAPVAATNSPVGVWRSVGVSKGMKQPSAGLESCHSIQHNSFIEESMLAYGLRQPLQELLDGMALLVQQATSLVDVALDADSNDGSYGWLALQEQWRRGFSCRPSMVHAGCGGVLASCHSLDVAGVELIDPLSADVQASFTLTLLQNDIKTALKSAFGTMEGPLSVVDWCKGRSQSNDGGISGDGFSAESTASASECRDSSSTISLSVGEPISPSQSSAGGSSSLRDGIRVDEASERRLSQDTCLSESEQLPGSRLRPTLAAVPYPAILVGYQDDWLKTSPSSLQLWEKAPFEPYAMPKHMTYHVVCPDINALTTAATDFFQQLGTVYETCKLGTHSPQCMGNEMEIDSGKIASSGFVLIDCPQSMKIDSSGASMLGSISDYFLSLSNGWDLESYLKSLSKVLRNLKLTSCMTMNPKEGSTGPCTVIYVVCPFPEPLAVLQTVIESSIAVGSVVLSSDKERRSTLHNQVGKALSYSAAVDEALSNVLTLSGFCIPKLVLQIVTVDAVFRVTSPALSELVILKEIAFTVYNKARRISRGSSSDMVQSSSMSGRSHPGLMQMNSPVPGMWKDCPRSIGTSLQREADLDASLRPGSWDNWQTSRGGGLGCEPNRIGDFSCQDETRYLFEPLYILAEPGSLDRGLSFPMSGNPMAESSKLLLDDGTSGSFMQSSASSGGGDTGLNTQSETSEPDGFGSAHQKSLPSLHCCYGWTEDWRWLVCIWTDSRGELLDNHIYPFGGISSRQDTKGLQSLFVQILQQGCQILQACPPEAAIAKPRDFVIARIGCFLELECQEWQKALYSVGGSEVKKWSLQLRRSVPDGMTTASSNGTSLQQQEIGLIQERALPSSPSPLYSTHSKASSFMKGGLGQPSTRKQLIGGQGIADNSRGLLQWVQSISFVSLSIDHSLQLMFQADSMSHGTSQSSGIMSQPGYLEGYTPVKSLGSTSTSYILIPSPSMRFLPPVSLQLPTCLTAESPPLAHLLHSKGCAIPLSTGFVVSKAVPTMRRDARSISKEEWPSVLSVSLVDYYGGSNIIQEKFLKGVSKVGGRGTGSETRDVEIATHLILENIAAELHALSWMTVSPAYLERRSALPFHCEMVLRLRRLLHFADKEVSRQPEKSQV from the exons ATGTGGACAAATGTCTTCAAGATC GGTGGCTTACATCAAATATCTTGGTTTCAGTTTCTTCCTCACGAAGCCGATGTTAACTCTCTAGTGGACAAGAG TGTGAAGCTGGATAAGAAAGAAGCTGCCACATGGCTCGTACTCTCGTCGCATCTACAACTGCAGAAGGAAGGGTTTCTCAGCACATGGACCAATTCCTTTGTTGGACCTTGGGACCCATCTCAGGGTCTTTACAACCCTG ATGAGAAGATCAAGCTCTGGCTTTTTTTCCCTGGGAAGCATTCATCCGTTGTTGAAAAGGCACACTCAGCTGTGTCCAAATTAAGAG TTTTGGCATCTGGTCTCTGGGTGGCTCCTGGAGATTCAGAAGAGGTTGCTGCTGCGCTATCTCAGGCCTTAAGGAATTGCATGGAAAG AACGCTCAGAGGACTTTCATATGTTAGATATGGAGATGTATTTACAAAATACCGTCCATTTTCTCAGAATGAAGAGTTATTCAG AAAGGGACAGCCAGTGGTTGAGTTCATATTTGCTGCTACGGAAGAGGCTATCTTTGTCCATGTTATTATATCTGCAAA GCATATACGAGCACTTTCAAGTGGTGACATTGATAAAATATCAGAGAATACATCTAATGTCTCCGGTGAGGGGCTTCCAG TTATTGTCTCACCTCATGGAATGCGTGGGAGGCTTACTGGATGTTGCCCAGCTGATCTTGTGAAGCAAGTGTATCTTAG TTCTGGCAAGCTTAGTGCTTCAAACGGCGTTGTTGGGCTACCATGCAATGCTTCTCAATCTGGTTATCAGCTTAAGGGCCAGAATTGCTATGTTGAAGTTAGCCTTGGTTGCACTGCACCGGAAAACAACAATATACAAGAAAGTTCAAATGTACAGAATAATTCATCCAGGCCTACCATAACTGAAGCCTCTGCAATGGCCAATGTTGTTCAGGGTAAAATACCAGATAACTGTGGAAAAATGCTTATTTACCCCCCCGAGGCTGTTCTTGTCCCAGTGATGCAAACAGCATGTGCGAGATCATCTCTAAAAAG ATTCTGGCTGCAGAACTGGATTGGGCCCTCATTGTCCTTTACATCCTCCTTTATGCATTG TTTTGATTTTCATAGTGATGCCAAAGTCAATTCGTTGGATGGTTCTTGGCTTGATGCAAACGTCATACGCTCTAATCGGCGTTATAACAGTAGTAGTAATAGCAATAGTAGTAGTGTTAGCAGCATAAGTACTTCTTCTAGTGATAGCGATTACAAGACCTCAGGAACTGGTGATCTTGAAGCAGACGCTGATTCTTTGATGTGTAGACAGTCTGGATTATCCTCTTTGGATCGGTCTCAAAATGACAATCTTAAGATG GGCTTTAAGAGGTCGAGAACTGGGATTTCAGAGTCATTTAGTCAGGGAGGAGCAGTGATAAATTCATCAACAAGTGACTATGCCTCAATGGAAGTAAATAATTCTGCAATTACTGGAGGAAATGATCAGAGTGGGCTTGAGTGGGGTTGGGATGATGATGATAGAGTAGGCATGGATATTCAGGCACTTCTGTCAGAGTTTGGAGATTTTGGTGACTTCTTTGAGAATGATGCTTTGCCATTTGGAGAG CCTCCAGGAACTGCAGAGTCTCAGGCTCTTATGTTTCCTGCAGCAGATAGTGTGGATGTTGGTAGCAGCCCTGGTCCTTCGATGATGGATGTGCAAGATCAGATGCTTTTACCAGTAGGTTTTCCATCGTTTGATAGCTTTAATCAACCACCACCGCCAGCAATTCTGGATGATTCGCTGAGCAAACATCAAGAAGTTATAAAAAGCGCCACAGTTGCTAATCAAGTAAACAGTGCTTCCGCATCTATTGCTGGTGAATTCGATCACTTAATTAAAGCTGAAGCTCTGATATCATTCGCTCCAGAGTATGGAGCAGTTGAAACCCCTAGAGGTGAGAACACCCATTCGATTTTCAGGAATCCCTATGTTCCGAAGTCCCGGGAAGTGGAGACTGCAAATTCAAGCTCAAATAGCTATGTCTATTCAGCAACCCCACCTTTGTCGCCTTGCTTTGATGCATCTGAGGAGAAGTCTGGTGTGACTGTAAACCTCAAAACAGGCACTGGAAGGCATGATACAAGCTCCATTCTTCAATCAAAGAAATATTACACTCATGTTGAAAGTGGAAAAGAGAAAAATGATGATAAGTTGTCTGGCTCTGTACATAGTGGCGCTACACATGAGGCTCAAGTAGGACAATCTCCGTTTTCTGGTTTTAATTCGACCAATTCTGTTAAATGTATCCACAATAAAACCGAGAAAGCCAATGAAGGGCTACTAAAATCAGGCAGCTCTGGTCAATCAATGAAAACTGTGCTAGCGACAGAAGTTGAATGCCTTATGTGCCAAGCATTTATGTGTAAGATACGGCATACTCTATTATCTTCAAGCAGCTACCTTCCTGTTGGCATGAGCAGGATGTCAGGGTGTACCGTTATAAATCAGTCACAAGGTGAAGCAGTGGTTACAATGGACAATATGTCAAGCAAATCTGAGATGAGGAAGAAAGAATTAATACCAGTTAGGATAGCGGGTGATATTGATGGAGGATTACTGGATGGAACCCTTAATGCACCAGTTGCCGCCACTAATTCACCAGTTGGCGTTTGGCGCTCTGTTGGAGTTTCCAAGGGAATGAAGCAACCATCAGCTGGTTTAGAATCTTGTCACTCAATTCAGCATAATTCTTTCATTGAGGAAAGTATGCTAGCTTATGGGCTACGTCAACCGCTTCAAGAACTTCTTGATGGGATGGCTTTACTTGTGCAGCAAGCTACATCTCTTGTTGATGTTGCACTAGATGCCGATAGCAATGATGGTTCTTATGGTTGGCTCGCACTGCAGGAGCAGTGGAGGCGTGGCTTTTCATGTCGACCATCCATGGTTCATGCAGGTTGTGGGGGAGTATTGGCTTCCTGTCATTCGCTGGATGTTGCTGGTGTGGAGCTTATTGATCCACTTTCAGCTGAT GTTCAGGCATCATTTACCCTCACTCTGCTGCAGAATGATATAAAAACAGCTCTGAAATCTGCTTTCGGTACTATGGAAGGTCCTTTATCTGTTGTTGATTGGTGCAAAGGTCGCAGTCAATCAAATGATGGGGGAATATCTGGTGATGGTTTTTCTGCAGAGTCCACTGCAAGTGCAAGTGAGTGTCGAGATTCTTCAAGTACCATATCATTGTCTGTTGGAGAACCTATAAGTCCATCTCAGTCCTCCGCTGGTGGATCATCTAGTTTGAGGG ATGGAATTAGGGTAGATGAGGCAAGTGAGCGCAGATTAAGCCAAGACACTTGTCTATCAGAGTCAGAGCAGCTACCAGGCTCAAGGCTTAGGCCAACATTGGCTGCAGTACCGTATCCTGCTATACTTGTTGG ATACCAAGACGATTGGCTTAAGACATCACCTAGTTCTCTTCAGCTCTGGGAAAAGGCACCTTTTGAGCCTTATGCAATGCCCAAGCAT ATGACATATCATGTTGTCTGCCCAGACATCAATGCTCTAACAACAGCTGCAACTGATTTTTTCCAACAGCTTGGAACTG TTTATGAGACATGCAAACTTGGAACTCATTCACCTCAATGTATGGGAAATGAGATGGAGATAGATTCCGGCAAGATTGCATCTTCTGGTTTTGTTCTGATTGATTGCCCTCAGTCAATGAAGATAGACAGCAGTGGTGCATCTATGCTGGGATCAATCAGTGATTATTTCCTATCCCTTTCCAATGGATGGGATTTAGAAAGCTATTTGAAGTCTCTCTCAAAAGTTCTCAGAAATTTAAAGCTTACATCATGCATGACCATGAATCCGAAAGAAGGAAGTACTGGTCCATGTACA GTGATATACGTGGTTTGCCCTTTCCCTGAGCCTCTTGCAGTTTTACAGACAGTGATCGAATCTTCTATTGCTGTTGGATCAGTGGTTCTTTCTTCAGACAAAGAGAGGCGATCTACGCTGCACAATCAAGTCGGGAAGGCCTTAAGTTACTCAGCAGCTGTGGATGAGGCACTCTCAAATGTTTTAACACTTTCTGGGTTTTGTATCCCTAAGTTGGTATTGCAGATTGTCACGGTTGATGCAGTTTTTAGGGTTACAAGCCCTGCTCTGAGTGAGCTTGTCATACTGAAGGAAATTGCTTTCACAGTTTATAACAAAGCCCGCAGAATATCTCGAGGGTCCTCCAGTGACATGGTTCAGTCGTCATCCATGTCTGGTAGATCTCATCCTGGCCTGATGCAAATGAATTCCCCAGTTCCAGGGATGTGGAAGGACTGTCCTCGAAGCATAGGAACCTCCCTTCAGAGAGAGGCTGACCTTGATGCAAGCCTAAGGCCTGGTAGTTGGGACAACTGGCAAACATCTAGAGGGGGAGGTCTCGGATGTGAGCCAAACAGAATTGGGGATTTTTCTTGTCAAGATGAAACTCGTTATTTGTTTGAGCCCCTTTACATTCTTGCTGAACCAGGTTCGTTGGATCGTGGGCTTTCATTCCCGATGTCGGGTAATCCAATGGCTGAATCTTCAAAGCTTTTATTGGATGATGGTACAAGTGGAAGTTTTATGCAGAGTTCAGCTTCTTCAGGTGGTGGAGACACTGGACTAAACACTCAGTCTGAAACATCTGAACCAGATGGCTTTGGATCTGCACATCAGAAATCACTTCCAAGCTTGCATTGTTGTTATGGATGGACTGAGGATTGGCGCTGGCTGGTGTGTATATGGACAGATTCCAGGGGAGAACTGCTTGATAATCATATATATCCATTTGGCGGAATAAGTAGTAGGCAGGATACGAAAGGTCTGCAATCTTTGTTTGTGCAAATTTTGCAACAAGGATGCCAGATACTTCAGGCATGTCCTCCTGAGGCTGCCATTGCCAAGCCTAGGGATTTTGTCATTGCTCGTATTGGATGCTTCCTTGAGCTTGAATGCCAGG AATGGCAGAAAGCCCTGTATTCAGTTGGGGGATCTGAGGTGAAGAAATGGTCTCTGCAGCTAAGGCGATCTGTGCCTGATGGAATGACTACTGCAAGTAGTAATGGTACATCCTTGCAGCAACAGGAAATAGGTCTGATTCAAGAAAGAGCACTTCCTTCCTCCCCTAGTCCATTGTACAGTACTCACTCAAAGGCTTCCTCTTTTATGAAAGGTGGCTTAGGTCAACCATCCACAAGGAAGCAGTTAATTGGTGGACAGGGTATAGCGGACAACTCCAGGGGCTTACTCCAATGGGTGCAAAGCATTAGTTTTGTCTCTCTTTCTATTGATCATTCCTTACAGCTTATGTTCCAAGCGGATTCAATGAGTCATG GGACAAGTCAAAGTAGTGGCATTATGAGCCAGCCAGGTTATCTTGAAGGTTATACTCCAGTTAAGTCCCTTGGTTCTACGTCCACCTCCTACATTCTAATCCCGTCACCCAGTATGAGATTCCTACCTCCTGTCAGTCTTCAGCTTCCCACTTGCCTGACTGCTGAATCACCACCACTTGCCCATCTTCTCCACAGCAAGGGATGTGCCATTCCCCTTTCAACAGGTTTTGTCGTTTCAAAAGCAGTACCTACTATGAGGAGAGATGCAAGGAGCATCTCAAAAGAAGAATGGCCCTCAGTTCTTTCTGTCAGCCTCGTTGATTACTATGGTGGCAGTAACATCATCCAAGAAAAGTTTTTGAAGGGTGTCAGTAAGGTTGGGGGAAGGGGTACAGGCTCGGAAACAAGAGACGTTGAAATAGCGACTCACTTGATTCTCGAGAACATAGCTGCAGAGCTCCATGCTTTATCATGGATGACTGTAAGTCCGGCATACTTGGAGAGACGATCTGCTTTGCCTTTTCATTGTGAGATGGTATTAAGGCTTCGAAGGCTGCTTCACTTTGCCGATAAGGAAGTTTCTCGGCAACCTGAGAAAAGCCAAGTTTAG